In the Topomyia yanbarensis strain Yona2022 chromosome 3, ASM3024719v1, whole genome shotgun sequence genome, one interval contains:
- the LOC131688040 gene encoding uncharacterized protein LOC131688040, with the protein MEKKKTNKRQFACLVAFMEKNPEVARGSKFVQSRESVTSLCWTVTDSLNSLGPPTRSVAAWQKVWTDKKLQLKRKLQHNKNELTATGGGPNTLHSFNDLEETIIRLLSLERAVNHDGSVFEIQLPPSATEIDERPACVPCDDDPSEEPNVPGDESTHDNAVHDDAIRKGQPATRVRGRMTNRNYRKVLLEKQTDDLSKMKRHVSDCARYSRKSYDLQGMRFELEKRRLLLDEEKFLFKKQMLLETQKSKSQQL; encoded by the exons ATGGA GAAGAAAAAGACGAACAAGCGACAGTTTGCTTGCCTTGTAGCCTTCATGGAGAAAAATCCCGAAGTAGCCAGAGGAAGTAAGTTTGTCCAATCACGGGAATCAGTTACTTCTCTATGCTGGACAGTGACGGATTCGCTGAATAGTTTGGGTCCTCCCACTCGTTCCGTTGCAGCATGGCAAAAG GTTTGGACCGACAAAAAGCTGCAACTAAAGCGAAAGCTGCAGCATAACAAGAATGAGTTGACGGCTACTGGAGGTGGGCCAAACACTCTACATTCATTTAACGACCTGGAAGAAACCATCATTCGTCTCCTTTCACTGGAGAGAGCGGTGAACCACGATG GATCTGTTTTTGAAATACAACTACCACCTAGTGCAACTGAAATTGATGAACGCCCAGCATGTGTGCCTTGCGACGATGACCCGAGTGAGGAACCGAATGTCCCGGGCGACGAGTCTACGCATGATAATGCAGTCCATGATGATGCGATTAGGAAGGGTCAACCAGCAACGCGCGTCCGTGGACGAATGACTAATCGGAATTACCGTAAAGTGCTGCTTGAAAAGCAGACTGATGATCTGAGTAAGATGAAGCGGCATGTGTCGGACTGCGCTCGATATTCGCGTAAATCGTACGATTTGCAAGGAATGCGATTCGAGCTTGAAAAGAGGCGGTTGCTGCTGGACGAGGAAAAATTTCTTTTCAAAAAGCAGATGCTACTGGAGACGCAAAAATCTAAAAGCCAGCAGCTATAA